In Nerophis ophidion isolate RoL-2023_Sa linkage group LG12, RoL_Noph_v1.0, whole genome shotgun sequence, a single window of DNA contains:
- the LOC133563815 gene encoding coiled-coil domain-containing protein 73-like — protein sequence MKSSVMDHSVDCRALSPSVAVSGAATPQERSPLNNPCQVESGGTVLLQLLEFKTHLLEAVEELHIRRDAESRFEDQISKVVLEKQELEWEKESLQHQIETMENQHAQSLIDTKKQLQATIRHTEEEKGRYKVMAELKEKEISNLKEELKSLQLLKYNLEKKSNELEQKLALQIRSKDSHLNQLGEVEKRFKALSRQCASVKKAHEKLEQNVDEAMRINKKLAASNEKHEGTIDTLKKELDLANTQLIKAKMSSVRHDQTYKSQTHTEQHLQQLCQTLSMETEMNKRLRDEYAAVRSEKQEVMKSTHYTQQLLLSQTKTVSRLELQLQTQDEQYKALKQEHEVMREKCKAMEDKVIELMNVQQDFQALKEAHDDLQHKHTELSSQVKVQVQKNIHEMFPTLAEEIRGKPTDEPQSSAMLHVFGSQQNSAVSQNKILDCLEDTTAKNKLDGDTGGYEAPNPHVKSQAQLQAQCELSFSVQTKMSLGTSEKTGSDDKLLHLHTRNYHISESFSNEVSDLTFHQSGYELATSEIISESSANIINELNADCMSSIHILTENKKIDDSASFVGAHYHCTDTANEDSNIREEVEINTNQQRNTEDVLEKGYAGQLSEMLNSQTVERVNSQDDGEKSKQEYKTETTSACMVIGEEKEKTETDIEAQTTHDKKSNTPPDIDFMEKIVNVCDKNSYQKDMKKVAYYSPVNTNKGHLIQDVQSPTDQSLTNGSIIVVRKVQSLYQRQVQTNVAYIESTPTAAYRVVEKTPEDKRIDESSPKVSEPLSQSSVSLTIPSLTEHSNSGSNVTHTNDMGGTDTHEKLDDTQMVSHSQITIEEANRLMEKTCETGLHLETVSYDGDLNISNQYNTADSKISKCVLSESIQLKGGNDNSFGVSATKCHKPTVKETHGDVKESSPPKTHMYCVGSIKQTVLPTGVTGSVLHPKVQNFPVPEQNTSGSGGVLTESPYTTFPKNQHTKVPLVITRATDLLNASGVSGYTTFARRFQQGAQSVFRESRQTNTSAADDNKVSLTTPTCQVSSFSNTLHRQLPSVSLSRPPVPSHGSRSELEFEPLCSQEENQSSLRAQISKIEQFLETERLHLPKRRRTEN from the exons AGCAGCGTAATGGACCACAGTGTGGATTGTAGAGCTCTATCACCCAGTGTCGCT GTCAGTGGAGCAGCAACGCCTCAGGAAAGGTCACCTTTAAACAACCCTTGTCAAGTAGAAAGTGGAGGAACCGTTTTACTGCAGTTGCTGGAATTTAAAACACATCTACTTGAGGCTGTTGAGGAGCTGCACATTCGAAGG GATGCCGAAAGCCGATTCGAAGATCAGATCAGTAAAGTTGTGTTGGAGAAACAGGAGCTGGAATGGGAGAAG GAATCCTTACAACATCAAATAGAAACAATGGAAAACCAGCATGCACAATCTCTCATTGACACCAAAAAGCAG TTACAGGCAACAATAAGACACACAGAGGAAGAGAAG GGGAGATACAAGGTCATGGCTGAGTTAAAAGAGAAAGAGATTAGCAACTTGAAAGAAGAACTGAAGTCGCTTCAG CTGCTGAAGTACAACTTGGAAAAGAAATCCAATGAGTTG GAACAGAAGCTAGCTTTGCAAATTCGGTCAAAAGACAGTCATTTGAACCAACTGGGGGAGGTGGAGAAGCGCTTCAAAGCTCTGTCAAGGCAGTGTGCTTCAGTCAAGAAGGCCCATGAGAAACTGGAGCAAAATG TTGACGAAGCTATGAGAATAAATAAGAAACTGGCAGCTTCCAATGAAAAACATGAAGGAACTATTGACACACTAAAAAAG GAGCTGGATTTGGCCAACACTCAGTTGATCAAGGCAAAGATGTCATCAGTCCGACATGACCAGACCTACAAGTCGCAGACACACACAGAGCAGCATCTACAGCAGCTATGCCAAACACTGAGTATG gaAACTGAAATGAACAAGAGGCTAAGGGACGAGTATGCAGCTGTACGGTCAGAGAAACAA GAGGTGATGAAGTCAACGCATTACACTCAGCAACTTTTGCTGTCCCAGACAAAGACCGTTAGCAGACTAGAACTGCAGTTGCAGACACAAGACGAGCAGTACAAG GCCCTGAAGCAGGAACATGAGGTGATGCGAGAGAAATGCAAGGCAATGGAAGACAAAGTTATCGAACTGATG AATGTGCAGCAAGATTTTCAAGCACTGAAAGAAGCACATGATGACCTTCAACATAAGCACACTGAACTTTCTTCACAAGTGAAagtccaagttcaaaaaaatataCATGAG ATGTTCCCCACTTTAGCGGAGGAAATCAGAGGGAAACCTACTGATGAACCGCAATCCAGCGCCATGCTGCACGTCTTTGGCAGCCAGCAAAACTCAGCTGTTTCTCAGAACAAAATCTTGGACTGTCTGGAAGATACGACAGCTAAGAACAAACTGGATGGCGATACAGGAG GATATGAAGCCCCAAATCCCCATGTAAAGTCTCAAGCTCAGCTACAAGCTCAATGCGAATTGTCTTTTTCCGTTCAAACCAAAATGTCTCTGGGAACCTctgaaaaaacaggaagtgatgacaaACTATTACATTTACACACAAGAAACTATCACATAAGTGAGAGTTTTTCTAATGAAGTTTCAGACCTGACTTTCCATCAGTCTGGTTATGAGTTGGCAACCAGTGAAATCATCAGTGAAAGCTCAGCAAATATAATTAACGAATTAAATGCTGACTGCATGTCAAGCATTCACATTCTGACTGAGAACAAAAAGATTGATGACAGCGCAAGCTTTGTTGGAGCACACTATCATTGTACAGATACAGCAAATGAGGACAGCAACATCAGAGAGGAAGTAGAAATTAATACAAATCAGCAGAGGAACACTGAAGATGTTCTGGAAAAGGGATATGCTGGACAACTGAGCGAGATGCTCAATTCCCAAACAGTGGAAAGAGTGAACAGTCAAGACGACGGTGAAAAGAGTAAACAGGAGTACAAAACAGAAACAACATCAGCATGCATGGTTATAGGGGAAGAGAAAGAAAAGACAGAAACAGATATAGAGGCCCAGACGACTCATGATAAGAAGAGCAACACTCCACCGGACATTGACTTCATGGAGAAAATAGTCAATGTCTGTGACAAAAACAGCTATCAGAAGGACATGAAGAAGGTTGCATATTACAGTCCTGTTAACACAAACAAAGGGCATTTGATTCAAGATGTTCAAAGTCCGACAGACCAAAGTCTAACTAATGGATCTATTATAGTCGTGCGCAAGGTTCAAAGCTTGTATCAACGTCAGGTCCAAACCAATGTAGCCTATATCGAGTCGACTCCAACTGCAGCTTATCGAGTGGTAGAGAAAACCCCTGAGGACAAGAGAATAGATGAATCAAGTCCTAAAGTTTCTGAACCCCTCAGTCAGTCATCTGTCTCACTGACAATTCCATCATTAACAGAACATTCTAATTCTGGCAGCAATGTGACTCACACAAATGACATGGGTGGTACAGATACACATGAGAAGTTGGATGACACCCAAATGGTGTCTCATAGTCAAATTACTATTGAGGAGGCAAATAGACTGATGGAGAAGACATGTGAGACTGGCCTTCACCTGGAAACTGTCAGTTATGATGGTGATTTGAACATTTCCAACCAATATAATACAGCAGATTCAAAAATATCTAAATGTGTTTTGTCTGAGTCAATTCAGTTGAAAGGTGGTAATGATAACTCCTTTGGGGTCAGTGCCACTAAATGCCACAAGCCAACTGTTAAAGAAACCCATGGGGATGTGAAGGAATCGTCTCCACCCAAGACTCACATGTACTGTGTTGGTTCTATTAAACAGACAGTTCTACCTACAGGTGTAACTGGCTCCGTCTTGCATCCAAAAGTTCAG AACTTTCCTGTGCCTGAGCAAAATACAAGTGGTTCTGGTGGGGTACTCACAGAGTCTCCCTACACAACATTCCCTAAAAACCAGCACACTAAAG TACCTTTGGTGATCACCAGAGCGACTGACTTGTTAAATGCCTCTGGTGTCTCTGGATACACAACATTCGCCAGGAGATTTCAGCAGGGAGCCCAGAGCGTTTTCCGAGAGAGCCGTCAGACAAACACGTCAGCAGCAGAT GACAACAAAGTTTCCTTGACCACCCCGACTTGCCAAGTATCCAGTTTCTCTAACACACTGCATCGGCAGCTTCCTTCTGT gTCTTTGAGTAGGCCTCCTGTGCCCAGTCATGGTTCAAGGTCTGAGCTTGAGTTTGAACCTTTGTGCTCACAGGAAGAGAACCAGTCATCATTAAGAGCCCAAATATCTAAAATCGAACAGTTCCTTGAAACGGAAAGACTCCACCTGCCCAAACGACGGCGCACAGAAAACTAA